The region GTGCCCGATCCCGCCCAAGAACCAGAAGTTCCAAGCCGTGGAGGTGGTGCTCACCCAGCTGGCCCCACACACTCCCCACGAGACGTGGTCCGGCCAGGTCGTGGGCTCCTAGGCTGGGAGGCCCCTGTGCCAGCTgccgggggagggggagagccACACAGGGTAGACAGGCCACAGCCAGCCCTGCGCCCCCCGCGCCGGCCGAGCCAGTCCCCCGGGTGGCCTCGGTGTGAACATCTGTCTGTCTGCTTGTGGACATGAGTGTGGGCCTCCATCCACCCCGTGACCCTCGTGTGAGCTGGACCGAGGCGGAAGCCACCAGACCTGCCTTCTCTGCTTATCTGcgctctcctccctcccctccccaccacataGGCACAGGACCCTCTTGCCCTCCTAACACCCGTCCCAGGGTCCACTGAGCCTCTGAGGGCCGGCgtcaggcctggggctgggactCAGGGCATCGGTGGGCCCTGCCCTACCAGCTTGCTCCCCTCGCCTCTGCCTCAGGCCTGGCTGGCAGGGTGGGTCGGAGGGGCAGACCCTGCCTGTGCCACTCACACCTCCCCCTCTGGGCTGGGGTCTCCGCTTGGGACCTGgatccccccccaaccccccagaaGCCAGGCCAGTGAGTGCTTTGGGGGAGCCCCCTGGCCTCTTGCAGGGGAAGAGGGTGAAACCTGGAGGCagacagccccctcccccactgccaaGGCACAGCCCcagctccttcctcctctccccccagcACACTGGAGAGGTAGGAGGCAGTTTGGGGAGCTCCTGGCCAGCCCTTCCTCTGAAGCCTGGCGATGGCTGTGAACCCCAAACTGAGGCCATGTCCACTACCCTGGGCCGCACTGAGCCTCGCCGCCTCCGCCCTCCTTGGAGCTAAGGGTCTGCAGTGGGCTGGGGGCAGAGCTCCCCCGGCCTGGATGGAGCCACCCCCTTGCCCTGACTCACAAACCCCACTGATGCTCGGCCTGTACCCACCCCTCATGGCTGCAAGGGCGCAGcggtggacacacacacacccctcaggcAGGGCCGGGCAGGGGGACCCGCCAGAACAGTCCTCAGCCCGGGAGACCACCAGCCCTGCAGGCCCCTTGCTGGACCCTGTTCCCAAAGCCATGGGGTAGAGGCCCGCTGGCCCCCAACAAGCCAGTGGCCGAGGTGTGGTCCCCATCTTGTCCATCCCTTAAATGTGTGGTAGCCCCCTCCCCTTTGACCAGGACGTGTTTGTGTGCACTTTTGGGTAgcggcccccaccccccatcacacTCCCTTCCAGAGAACACATCAcctgatgggggaaaaaatggggttcaagggagggcttcccagggaaTCACCCTTAGGAGATCCAGTCTGAGTAAAAGAGGGGCCCAAATGCCCACGATGGGGAGTCAGCGACTGTCTAGGAGGATCCCGGCCCTGAAGCTATGTGTACCCCACCCCTGTCCTGAGGGTGGAAGACCAGAGCTGTTAGGATGCACTAGCCAGCGCCCTAAAACTCAGAATGGCCCGTTTGAGCTGGGCCTACTCAAGCAAGGCCTGAAGCCTTTCCCCTGAGGAACAACGCCCCCTGGCTTCCTCGGCGGAAGGTTTACTGGTGCAGGTTaactcctgggaagccccaagacacccccaccaccaccaggggTAGGCCACCCCTCTCAGGCACCAACCAGGAGGCAGACTGTGGTAACGCCAACCCTGGGCTGCCCCACTCGTGGCCCCACAGTGTCCAGTCAGACCCCCTGAGGCCCCCACCACCTCCTGGGTCCCCCGTCCCTCCTGACACTGGCAATAAACCCTCAACTGTGACTCAGCCTGGCCCACAGCTGCCTGTCTGCCTGGGTCccaggggcgggggctgggggagaaCACCCCAAACAGCTCTTGTTTGGGGTTCAGTGGCCCACCCTCCTGGACTGCATTGCGCCTCCTATGTGACCTGGGCCAAGTCCCTGCCACATGCGTCGTTCTCATCTGCCAAGTGGGAGGCTGGAACAGTGTCTGTGACTGGGCCAATTAGCCACTCGGACTTCATATTGCGCTCCACAGGGTTTAATATCCATGAGATAAAGTTCTCACGAATGTGCATGGTCCCCACTGCTCTGCACCCCAcggagggcaggcaggcaggcagggcaggcTCAATCTTGTACCAACACTTGCACACTCGTCCCGCGTAGACAGAAACCTATTCTGCCAAGAATCCGGGCAGCAGCTGCAGCCAGGGCCATCGGATCAGGCTGGAGGACGGAAGCCAGGCCCACCAGGAGCTGACCGGCTGCGGGTGGCCATCCACACAGACCCCGGGCCCACAGAGCTGGGCCTTCAGTAGCTAACACAAGGCAGGGGTCCTGGGCCAGAGGAGGCGCCTCGGCACCCCCCAACGCCAGGGCCAGGGGCTCTCTCAGGAGTAGGCAGAGCTCCCTGGAAGTCCTGAGGGGCAGGTGTGGGCCCTGGTCACGCCTCGTGGGCTGTCTCTGGGAAAAAGAGCTCGCGGCATCGTTGTACCGTGTCCTGCGGCGACACCACGCTGTGGCCGACCGTCCGGGGGTCGGTGTAGATCTCAAAGTCGTTCCCGCCCTGCACATGGAGGAAGGGCAGTGAAGGCAGGTGTACACACGTGGTGCTTGGAGGAGGCTCCCAGGTTTAGGGCCCAATGCCCACCCTGGCCTGGGGTCCCTTCCCCACACTGTTCCTCTGGCCCTCCTCAGAACTGCCAGGAGGCCCACCTCCTTCACTATATCGGCCCTGACTTGCTGTGTGACATGGGGCAAGTGTCCGACCAGCTCTGGGTCCCAGCCTTCCAATCCGTATAATGGGGCTGGTGAACACCGACTACTTTCTGGGAGTTTTCCAAGGGGTCTGTCCCATCATCCCATGTCCTGGCCCTGATCCGGGCGGGTAGGAGGACCTGGGCCGAGCCTGAGGCACACTTACAGGGCCAGTCTCATTCCCAAAGAAATGGATGGTGTCGAAGCAGTCCTGGTCCAGGCTGTCCAGGCAGTAGCGCTTGTCCCAGCCCTCGGGGAAGACATCAAAGCTGATCATGCCTCCTgcagggtgtggggggaggggcgggtAGACAAGGTAAGCAGAGAGGCGGCTCATGGGGCCTTGGGCAAGGCccttcattcattcgttcattcatttcAACAACGCCTAACTGCCTACTGAGCAGCAGGCACAGGGCATGGACAGGCTCAGGATCCTCACAGGGTTACAATCCAGGTGGGAGGAGGGTAAGTGACCAGACCACCTCTCAGCTCCTGTAAGTCAATGGCAGGGGTCGGGGGTGGAGGGGTAGGGAAGCTCCCCAGCTGGTGTGGTCTGGGGACAGCTCTCCAAGAAGGTGACACCGAGCTGAGACCTCAGCCAGAGTGGCAGCTGCCCGGGAGCCATACAATCCTCAGGGCAGAGAAGGGGCATGCAGGGCCTGGGGTGCAGGGGGCGGGTTTCATTAGGAGACAAAAAGAGCCTTGGAAGGGCTCTAAGCAGGGGTGTGACAGGGGCTGTATGTCCATAAGGCTCCCTCTGACCACTGTAGGGAATGGACTATAGGGGGAGGTGGCGGTGAGGGTTCCCTGGGTTTAGGGGAAGCTTTGGGGGCTGGGGTCCCTGCCTGTGTGGGCTCAGCCTGCCCTTGCTGCACCTGGGGGACTGGGAAGGGTTTCTGAAGCTGCTCGGGGTGCAGCCTGGCCTTGGCAGTGAGGCCCTGGGGTGGGCTTGCGTGGCAGACCTCTCAGGCCCTCCACGGGGTGGACGTACCACGAGAGAATCTCAGTCCTTTGCCGGCAAACTCGGTTTTCAGGGCTTCCACGAACTTCTCCCGGATCTTCTCCTTCTGCAGAAGGGGAGGGAGCAGAGTGAGGTTCAGGGGGCTgtgtgtgctgggccctgggctgggcagacAGTGCCTGTGAGCTCACTGAGTCTGCCAGGTGGAGGTCATGacccccaatttacagatgaggaaactgaggctcagagagggccgATGCCTTGTTCAGGGTCACCCAGCCTCAGCGGCAGGGCCAGGTGTGCTAGCAGAATTCAGGCAGGATAGCCTGAAGGAGGTCTTGGAGCAGAGGCAAGGAAGAGGGCTGAGGGGATGGGACAGTCTGAGTCCTGAGTCACAGCGTCCACCTCAGGGCGGAGCTCAGCCCTGTCAGCTCTGCCCAGCCCAGCCACGGCTCACAGTGTGAAGAGCCAAGAGCATGCAGAGACCTGTGAGTAAGTGGCACTGGTGGTTTAgaggctaagtcgtgtccgactctttgtgaccgcatgagctgtagcccgccaggttcctctgtccatgggatcctccaggcaagagtactggagtgggttgccattcccttctccaggggatcatcctgacccagggatcaaaccaaggtctcccacattgtaggcagattctttaccgacttaGCTATGTGGGAAGTGGCAGCGGGCAAAGAAGTCAGCAGGAGGCGGGGACGATCACAGCACCCACCATGCAGCAATGTGCCTTCACTGAGCACCTCCCACATGCTCCCGGCCCCAGGGGACACAGTGGTGCCCAGAAGTCCCTCGCCCCTACCCCTCTGGGCGGGACCTTGGAAGTCTGCAGCATATCTACGACCACCAAGAAGGGGACATTCACTCACCAGCCCAGGGATTCCCCAGCCTGGCCTTGCTGGGGCTACAGAGGGGAACAGCCACAGTGGGCCTGGAGGGGAGCACCTTAGCTGCTGAGCTGATGGGGGCCATGGCCGCGGGAGCAGACGACAGGCTCACTGTGGCCAAGGCACCGAGGCGGGCGGTCCCCATCTGGCCACTTCGAGAGCTCGGCAGGATGATCACCTCACAAAGGGCCTGGAAGCCAGGCTAGGGAGCTTGGACACATCCCAGGGAAACAAGAGCTGCTGAGGATTTCAGAGTATGGGGGTTAAGGCTCCCaggtctgcactgcaggcagtcaGTGATGGGTAGGACTAGAAAGGGGGGAGAGGCAGGTGGCAGCCAGTGGTTTGGAGCCTGAAAATGTGGTTCAGGGAGCACGAGAGATAAAGGCAGGCTGCCCAGGTCCCAGGCCCAGCTGCTGTGCCTCCTGGCTGTGACTCTGAGTCGGTTTCCTGGGCTTAAGGATAAGAGGTGTATTGAATGACCCCTGATGGCCTCTCATGGGAGCAGAGATGAGGGTATAACCTTCCCAGAAAGCCTTGGCTTCCCAGGGAGGCCAGCCCCTATCAGAGGCCACTCTGTGGCTCCAGTGTTAGAGCTAAGGGTGCCCCAAGCCCAGAATAAATGGTCCAGGGCAGCTGCACTGTCTGTCTCCAGAGAACCAGGCTGGCCACCGGACAGCTCCACGTGCCAAGTCCAGCCTTGGCAGAGACCAGCACTGTGTTCTCCGGCTGGCTCACGTGCTCTCTGGCCTCAGTGTTCTCAGCTAAGGAGGCAGACTACCTGTCCTCAGGGTCTGAGGGGCTGAAGGAAGGTAAAACATTAGTATTAGATCTGTGTTGGTGAAAGGCACACAGATCAGAAGGTTCATATCCCTCTCCAGTATCAGAAGAGGGCAGAACCAGAcccaaaacacaagagaagaccctggGGGCTGTGGGAAGAGTCAGCGTGTTCCATCTCATGAGATGGGAACTGTGATCATCCCCactttataggtgagaaaacagaggcatgcAGCAGAGAAGCCACTTTTCCAGGTTGCTGGGCAAGTAGGAGGTGGAGCTGGGATGGGAAACCTGGGTGGCCCGAGAAAGGGCCACCTCTCAATATGTGTGTGGGAGGAGGTTCTTGGCCAGAGGTTAATCACCCACTCCAACAAGGAAGTCTCCATGCCCGCAGGCACTGCCTGTGGGCCTTGGGGCCCAGGGCAGAAATGGGGCCCTTATCCCAGCTGGATAAGCTGGGAGTTGTCACCAAGTCCCACCCAGTCTCTGAGAAACATCAGAAGGAAGCGACCAGAAGCCCAAGTTCAAATCTTTAGGCTGCAACTCATTCCCTACataaccctgggcaagtcacttcctctctctgagcctcaatttcttcattcataaaatggggataacatcATCAATTTCATTCAAAAAGTATGTCTCGAGCACTTTTGTCAGGCATATGCTGGGCCCATGGATCTAGCAGCCAACAGCCACAGGAATCCGTGCCCTTAAGGAGCTTAGAGCTTTGGTGAAGGAGACAGATAATCAAGATTTAAAAATAGGTGATGCACTGGATTAGTGGGTGGTGAAGGCTGCTTGGGAAGAAGTAGCAGGAAGTACAAGGGGGTGCTGGGTTAAGTGTCATGCTTAGGGAAGGTGACACAGAGGTGACACTTGAGCAGATGTGATGGAGGTGAGAAGACACAGCCCGGAAGTAGGAGATAGTCTGCTGTCTCTAGAATTAGCAGGGAGGACATGGTTGCGGCAGAGACAGCAAAGGGGAGAGCAGAAGGGCAGGTCAGGgcacttccctggcgatccagtggctGACAAtgcaccttgcaatgcaggggacgtgggtgccacccccggtcagggaactagatcccacatgttgggAGTAAGACCCGAGGCAGCCAATAAATATAGTTGAAAAAGGGCAGCCAGCGGGAAGGTCAGAGATGGGCTGATATGAAAAGGCCTGGGGGACAGCCTCCATCCCTGAGAGCTGAGGGCAGGGAGTGATGAGCAAAATCCAAGTCAAGGTCAGCGGGGGCAGTGCACCCAAAGGTGACAGAGATCTCGGTGTGTTCCAGAGACAGACGCACAGGGAGACGGAGTCTGAGCCAGGCAGACCCCTCAGGGCTCCAGAGACCATGGGAGGTTGGCCAGCGGGCCCGTGGAAGGACTGTTAAGCAGGGCAGCCAGATGTGCTTCAGAAGGTTCTCAGCGGTGCTGCTGGGGAACAGATGGGAGGTTGAAACCCCAGGAATTACTGTTGGTCTCTATGGGGGTGGGAAGGTGGAAGGGATGCCCCAGGTGTCGCCTCAGGTGAGTAGCTGGTGGCGCTGGTCGCCAAGGGCGGTCACCGAGCCAGCAGTGCCAGGAAGACACAGAAGTGCCAACAACagtggcacagagcaggtgtcCAAAAGGGTACCGGTCAAATCAGAACAGCCTGCCACCACCAATCCTTTTCacggaagagaaaataaaggctcagagaggtcgaGTGACTGAGGTCCTAAAGACTATGGCGGACAGTGGGTGGTGGCACCTTGTCCAGTTCGGAGAACTCGATTCGCTCCTCCAGGGTGCAACTCCGGCCGATAGGCGAGATGTTCAGCATGCCGTTCCGGAACTCGATGAAGGTCCCACTGGGGGCGagggggggtgggtggaggggcggggagggggagccagagagaaggagaaggaccCTGAATTCAAATCCAGACCCACTGGGACTTCACGGGGGACACGCATCCACCCCTGGACAGGTCAGGGCCCATCTGCGAGACCCTGTGCCTACCACCCTCCCGCCGGGGGAGTGCCCAGGAGGGGCGGGCTCTCACCGCTTCTTGGGCAGTCTAAGGAGGGCCATGTAGCGGAGGCAGAAGTTGATCAAGTCCTGCAGGAGCTCTTCCCCCAGGTGGTTCTGGATGGTCTGGGCAAGGGACACAGGGCTCTGAGGGTGGTGGGCACGGGGCCCCTCCCCCCAGGACAGAAGGCACCCAGGGACTGTTCCACTGTGGAAAAGCGTCCCAAGACCCaggggaagaggcaggaggaCTGACCTGCTTGGAGAGCAGCCGTCCATGCTTATACTGCACCGTCCCATTCTCAGCAAACACATAATCAAACTTCTCGATAACTTCAGGTCCACGTAGAGGCCAGGGGGAAAGACAGAGTGTGAGACCAGATACCCAGAGCCAAGGAGAGAGGTGAAACCCACACTCCTTGGTTTGGCATTCAAAGCACCCTTGTCCCATCCCCAACCTGCTTTTCCAGCCTCCTCGCCTTCGCAACTTGGTTTTTTTCCAAAGATGCACACAAGCCCAGCACACCCCTGGGCCTTCCCTCCTGCAGCTCCTTCTGCCTAGGATGCCCTCCCACTTCACTTCTCCAAGATCCAGTTCCCCCCTCTGGAAGTCCCCCAGGACTTCCTGGCAGAGGACATCATTTCTGCCCTGCATTCCCATAGGCCCTTGGTACAGGAACTTTTGTTTTACAACTTCCATCACTGTGCCATCGAGGCTGGCTGCACGGGGGCAGTTTTTGACTGACTGCCACCAAGAAGTGGCTGAACCACAGTCAGGAGGCTGCTACGGGGCCAGGTAAGGGGGAGAGAACCTGGATGATGGTGGGGTGACAGAGACGtggatacaggagacctggacaTGGGGAGACATTTTTGGACTTGCTGATAAAATAGACAAGGGGTTGgggaaagggggcttccctgatggctcagatggtaaagaattcacctgcaatgcagcagacccaggttcaataccagGGTCGGGAAGacgccctgaagaaggaaatggcaacctactccagtatgttcacctagagaattccatggacagaggagccaggcgggctacagtctgtggggtcataaagagtcggacacgactgagcaactaacactttcacccgTGGGGAAAAGTTGAGGAAGTCTCTAGGTCCACAGAACTGCCAGGATGATTTTAGAATCCTCCtctgttaaatgagataatcataCCCACCCTAAAGcatagttgtgaggattaaatgaaaggaAGTTAATACAAGGTCATTTTCAACCTGTGGTAGCTGTTACTGATTaggcccattttaaagatgaggaaataaaaactCAGCAGGGAGAACTGAGAAAGGAAACTATGTAAGGGCTAGATTCTGCCTGCTTTGTTCCCTGCTGTTTCTCCAAagtcagcacagtgcctggcatatagtaagtgttGAGGtttcgtcactcagttgtgtccgactttttgcgaccccacagactgtagcctaccaggatcctctgtccatggaattctccaggcaagaataccattcccttccccaggggatctttctgacccagggattgaaccaaggtctcccacattgcaggcagattctttatcttctgagccaccagggaggcctggcacatagtaggtgttcagcaaatgtttgttaaatCCCCGGAGCAAACACCTGCCTGTTCACTCTGCTTCCTTTGCCCCGTAGAAGCAGGACTGGGTCTTTGAAGGCTCATTGCTCCAGGGGTCTCCCAAACTCCccacaccctccacccccaccaccgaACTGTGGAATTGGTTCTGGCCTCTCCTCTTACCTTCATCCCCCTCTCCCAGCTGCTCAGCAATTTTCGAGTAGTCAGAGCCGCCCACCACACCAATTTGTACCCTACTTCGCAACTTTTGCAAGAAGGCAGCCACCTCTGGGTCGATTTtctgcagggggcagggaagcACAGATTTCATTGGCACGTCTGGGCCCTCCACCCAGCCCTCACTCTGGGCTCAGAGTCCTGGGAGCCCATCTTCCACCCAGATCTGGGGCCAGTCAGGGTTCAGAACCCAGATCTCCAAATTAGAAGCGCTTGGGTTCAAACTCTGGTTCAAGTTCCTCAATATCAGGATGACCTGAGCAAATGGCTTTGCCTTTGCCTTAGTtgtcccatctataaaatggggatcaCAGTAGAACCTGGAAAGGGTCActgttgaggattaaatgagacagtgcTTGGAAAAACAACTagcaactggggcttccctggtggctcaggggcagaggatctacctgccaatgtaggagacggaGGTtcgttccctgacccaggaatatcCTATATGCCGTGGAGTAACTAAGccagtgagccacaactactgagcctgtgctctagggccagggacctgcaactactgaagcctgagggcGTGtgttcacaacaagagaaggccccacaaagagaagcccaagcacctgcAAAGAAGAGtacccctgctctctgcaaccagaggaagccctcactcacagcaaggaagacccagcacagtgaaaataaaaaaataaataaataaaacaaaaacaactagcAACTAATCACTTGAAAAAATGTCCCTCCAAGGAAACGTAAACTAATAAGTTTCAGTCCTTGTTACTCAAAGCTGACACTATCTAGGGTGGACATAGGAGAAACACACTCAGATGTTGCTGGTCagagtgtaaattggtatagccacttgGAGGGTAATCTGGCACGATCTAGTAAAACTTTACATGCCAGGACTCTGTCACCCAGAATTGCCCAGGTGTATATGTTCACTGGGATGGTTTATAACAGTGAAAAACTGCAAATAACTTAATCAATTGGAGAATGGCACACAGCTGCTCTGAAATTCTATACTGTGCTTGCACAGAATAAGGCAGGATTGTGTTTCCAACATGAGAGAGTGCCAAAACACGCTGTTAATGGTTACAAGCAAGttgcaggaacttccctggtggcccagggggtAAGAcaccgagctcccaatgcaggcggcccaggtttgattccgggttcagggaaccagatcctgtatgctgcagtgaagatcgaagattccatgtgctgcaactaagacctggtgcagccaaattaattattaaaaaaaattatgatattgaatatttttttttaaaagcaaattgcaGATGGGCACACACAGTATGATACCAGTtgctaaaaacaaacacacacacacacacaaattcacgACTTTGGGGATGGGGCTGGGCCACAATCCTGACTAGTCAGAAGGGACTTTACCCTTCTCGGTTACGTTTTCATTCTTTACAAGAGAATGTGTTTGTGAATATGCgtacaattaaaaattaacttaaaatgtacTATGGACAGATCTAGGTGGATGGACAGCATTGACACTCTAGTCTTGTTTAGGCCTGAGAGCCGTGGGAGGGCAAGGTGGCCAGACTGCTTCCTGTGCCCCCAGGGCCCTCATTCAGGGGAGGGGATGCTAAGCCCCTGCCTTGCCATCCAGACCTAGTGGCTCCTGCTCTAAGAGATCCCTCAATAGGTCCTGGTGGACCCAGACTGGAGGGCAAGAAAGAGGCCTGCTTATCCATGCACCcagctggggttgggggtggggggggtctcATCCTGAGTTAGAGCCAAAGGGAGAAAAACTAGGTGTGGAGCAGAGGTTGGAGCATCAACCCGGAGAGGTGCTTTTAGAAAGAAAACCGCACTCCCACCCACCCTGTACCACAACATCCCCAGGGAGACCAGACCAGCCCCCGACTCCTCACCTCCAGGAGGAAGAAGCCCCCAAACTCAGCCTGAATGGTACAGAAGTCCTCCCTCCTTGGAAAGGAGGAGAATGGAggtgggagagaaagggaagggtcTTGAGAAACTAAATGCAGGCCAGCCTGATTTTGCAAAGGGATGGCTCCGAGACCCCCCTTGCGCCCACCGATCGGGACTCTTAACGCTTAGGTGCGCTGCCCTGTATGGAAACCCAAGGTTCAGACGCCAGCTCTGGGCTACTGGTGTGACCTAGGGCTGAACTGGGGGTGGGAACCAAGGCTAGGgagacgggggcgggggggggggtgtcccgAGGCAGACCTGGCGGGGGAGGGGATTAGGCGCTGCTCGCAGCTTCTTCCCCCCGGAATCCGACCCATCCCCCTCGCACCCATGCAGAGAACGTGGGCGTGGATGCTCGGCGGGGGGGTGTGGGCTGTGACGTGGGGAATCAGGAGGGCCCATTTCCAGCGGTCAGCCCTGGGGTGTCAGGAGCCGGTGCTGCGGCAGCCCACGCACGGTCCCGGGTTGTCTGGGATCACGCCGCTGCAAGTCACTCATTCGGCTTCTGGGTGTCCGAGTTACACCCCCGACGGGATCTTCTGAACGAGTGGGGTCCTACCTGGCGAGCCGGCGTGAGGGTCCCGTCCACGTCAAACAGGCAGAGGACGCGCTCCTTCCTGCGGGCGCCCTCAGCGGTGACGGCCATGGTTGCAGTTCCCGGAGCCCGGCTGAGACGAAGGCTGGGGCCGCAGGAGCCGCTCCGGATAGAGGACAGATGGGGCGGGGCCTAAAGGGCGGGGCCTAAGGGACAGAGCCAGCGGGCAGGTCTGAGAGCGCCAAACTGGGAAGGGGCGTGATCGGGGAGTGGCCCCGGCGAGGGGGCGTGGCCCAGATGCGGCCGACACCAGGCCTGCGCTGATTTAGGACGAGAATTCTGATGGCAACAGATGGAGAAGGGCCATGGCATCGGGAGGAACTCGCAGGTTTcctcagttcagttagttcagtcgctctgtcgtgtccgactctttgcggaccCCTAAAAAGAGGTCTGCAGCACAGACCGGCTTCCCTCGGATTCTACCAAGCCGAACCGGCGGCGGACCTGGGCCTCGGCCCGGAAGTGAGGGATGGAACCCGGAAGTGAGGGGCGGGGCCAGCGTTGGCCCTTGGTGGGATGGTTCCGACAGCAAGTGGGGGCGGGACGGGGACGGGGGCGGGGCCTCGAGCCCGCAGTGCAGAGTCCGCGGGCGAGGGCGGGGC is a window of Odocoileus virginianus isolate 20LAN1187 ecotype Illinois chromosome 23, Ovbor_1.2, whole genome shotgun sequence DNA encoding:
- the PMM1 gene encoding phosphomannomutase 1; the encoded protein is MAVTAEGARRKERVLCLFDVDGTLTPARQKIDPEVAAFLQKLRSRVQIGVVGGSDYSKIAEQLGEGDEVIEKFDYVFAENGTVQYKHGRLLSKQTIQNHLGEELLQDLINFCLRYMALLRLPKKRGTFIEFRNGMLNISPIGRSCTLEERIEFSELDKKEKIREKFVEALKTEFAGKGLRFSRGGMISFDVFPEGWDKRYCLDSLDQDCFDTIHFFGNETGPGGNDFEIYTDPRTVGHSVVSPQDTVQRCRELFFPETAHEA